GGAGAGCGGATCTCCATGGCCCTGCTGGCCATGGCGATCAAAAACCTGGGCCACTCGGCCCAGTCCTTCACCGGCAGCCAGGCAGGTGTCATCACCGACTCGGTCCACAACAAAGCCCGGATCATCGACGTCACGCCCGGCCGTATCCGGGACTCGCTGAACGAGGGCAACATCGCCATCGTGGCCGGTTTCCAGGGCGTCAGCCAGGACACCAAGGACATCACCACGCTGGGCCGCGGCGGCTCGGACACCACGGCGGTCGCGCTGGCGGCCGCCCTCGACGCCGAGGTCTGTGAGATCTACACCGACGTCGACGGCGTGTTCACCGCCGACCCGCGCGTGGTGAAGAAGGCCCGGAAGATCGACTGGATCTCGTTCGAGGACATGCTGGAGCTGGCCTCGTCCGGGTCGAAGGTGCTGCTCCACCGCTGTGTGGAGTACGCCCGCCGCTACAACATCCCGATCCACGTCCGGTCGTCCTTCAGCGGACTCAAGGGCACATGGGTCAGCAGCGAGCCGATCGAGCAAGGGGAACAGCAGGTGGAGCAGGCCATCATCTCCGGTGTCGCGCACGACACCTCCGAGGCCAAGGTCACGGTCGTCGGCGTGCCGGACAAGCCGGGCGAGGCCGCCGCGATCTTCCGCGCGATCGCCGACGCCGAGATCAACATCGACATGGTCGTGCAGAACGTGTCCGCCGCCTCCACGGGGCTGACGGACATCTCCTTCACGCTG
This region of Streptomyces chromofuscus genomic DNA includes:
- a CDS encoding aspartate kinase gives rise to the protein MGLVVQKYGGSSVADAEGIKRVAKRIVEAKKNGHQVVAVVSAMGDTTDELIDLAEQVSPIPAGRELDMLLTAGERISMALLAMAIKNLGHSAQSFTGSQAGVITDSVHNKARIIDVTPGRIRDSLNEGNIAIVAGFQGVSQDTKDITTLGRGGSDTTAVALAAALDAEVCEIYTDVDGVFTADPRVVKKARKIDWISFEDMLELASSGSKVLLHRCVEYARRYNIPIHVRSSFSGLKGTWVSSEPIEQGEQQVEQAIISGVAHDTSEAKVTVVGVPDKPGEAAAIFRAIADAEINIDMVVQNVSAASTGLTDISFTLPKTEGRKAIDALEKNKPGIGFDSLRYDDQIGKISLVGAGMKTNPGVTAAFFEALSDAGVNIELISTSEIRISVVTRADDVAEAVRAVHTAFGLDSDSDEAVVYGGTGR